Proteins found in one Channa argus isolate prfri chromosome 7, Channa argus male v1.0, whole genome shotgun sequence genomic segment:
- the LOC137129746 gene encoding macrophage mannose receptor 1-like isoform X2 produces MDHNMSLTLLFFVFCISSSSSSLIRKFHYVNLKMTWATAQKYCRTNYTDLATIRSMEEISRLNRPTSITSVAWIGLNDDPNGWLGFMRNDANSWRWSATGEGSKTGYKNWATYEPNDKYIEYCGTMNIYGYWNDISCATVSSFVCYTETLQNTKNYVFFPNPVTWTDAQSYCRLHFTDLPTIESSVDNANVFKAIPSNNYAWIGLYRLAWKWSDSSNSSFRNWQTGQPDNYNTNQYCVSENNLHEWQDDNCQNMNAFICHQDLTEQKIVKMKIQTSADLMDPAVDTELLQKLDAVLGLPYRTLRWRVQPRKQETEKICAPNFFNTQCTTKLNQALNPY; encoded by the exons TCTTTtgcatctcctcctcctcatcctctcttaTTCGTAAGTTCCACTATGTGAACTTGAAGATGACCTGGGCCACTGCTCAGAAGTACTGTAGAACAAATTATACCGACCTTGCTACCATCAGAAGCATGGAAGAAATCAGCAGGTTAAACAGACCTACCTCCATCACCTCAGTGGCCTGGATTGGACTGAATGATGACCCAAATGGCTGGTTGGGATTCATGAGGAACGACGCCAACTCCTGGAGATGGTCAGCGACTGGTGAAGGAAGCAAAACTGGCTATAAAAACTGGGCTACTTATGAGCCTAATGATAAATATATAGAATACTGTGGGACGATGAACATTTATGGGTATTGGAATGATATTTCATGTGCCACTGTGTCTAGTTTCGTCTGTTATACAG AGAcacttcaaaatacaaaaaactacGTGTTCTTCCCAAATCCAGTAACATGGACTGATGCCCAAAGTTACTGCAGACTACACTTCACAGACTTACCAACAATTGAAAGTTCTGTAGACAATGCAAATGTCTTTAAAGCAATACCGAGCAATAATTATGCATGGATTGGTCTGTACCGACTGGCATGGAAATGGTCTGATTCCAGCAACAGCTCATTCAGAAACTGGCAAACTGGACAGCCAGATAACTATAACACTAACCAGTACTGTGTGAGTGAAAATAATCTACATGAGTGGCAGGACGACAACTGTCAGAACATGAACGCTTTCATCTGCCATCAAG ATCTAACAGAGCAGAAGATTGTAAAGATGAAGATTCAGACTAGCGCTGACCTGATGGATCCAGCTGTTGACACCGAGCTCCTCCAAAAG CTAGATGCTGTGTTAGGATTGCCTTACAGAACGCTGCGGTGGAGAGTTCAGCCCAGGAAACAGGAGACAGAAAAAATCTGTGCACCTAACTTTTTTAATACACAGTGCACAACAAAGCTAAATCAAGCCTTGAATCCTTATTAA
- the LOC137129746 gene encoding macrophage mannose receptor 1-like isoform X1, whose protein sequence is MALQHFCSVLIYDKFCTSLNICYCQSLVFCISSSSSSLIRKFHYVNLKMTWATAQKYCRTNYTDLATIRSMEEISRLNRPTSITSVAWIGLNDDPNGWLGFMRNDANSWRWSATGEGSKTGYKNWATYEPNDKYIEYCGTMNIYGYWNDISCATVSSFVCYTETLQNTKNYVFFPNPVTWTDAQSYCRLHFTDLPTIESSVDNANVFKAIPSNNYAWIGLYRLAWKWSDSSNSSFRNWQTGQPDNYNTNQYCVSENNLHEWQDDNCQNMNAFICHQDLTEQKIVKMKIQTSADLMDPAVDTELLQKLDAVLGLPYRTLRWRVQPRKQETEKICAPNFFNTQCTTKLNQALNPY, encoded by the exons ATGGCATTGCAACATTTTTGTTCTGTCTTGATTTATGATAAATTCTGTACTAGTCTAAACATATGCTATTGTCAATCCCTAGTCTTTtgcatctcctcctcctcatcctctcttaTTCGTAAGTTCCACTATGTGAACTTGAAGATGACCTGGGCCACTGCTCAGAAGTACTGTAGAACAAATTATACCGACCTTGCTACCATCAGAAGCATGGAAGAAATCAGCAGGTTAAACAGACCTACCTCCATCACCTCAGTGGCCTGGATTGGACTGAATGATGACCCAAATGGCTGGTTGGGATTCATGAGGAACGACGCCAACTCCTGGAGATGGTCAGCGACTGGTGAAGGAAGCAAAACTGGCTATAAAAACTGGGCTACTTATGAGCCTAATGATAAATATATAGAATACTGTGGGACGATGAACATTTATGGGTATTGGAATGATATTTCATGTGCCACTGTGTCTAGTTTCGTCTGTTATACAG AGAcacttcaaaatacaaaaaactacGTGTTCTTCCCAAATCCAGTAACATGGACTGATGCCCAAAGTTACTGCAGACTACACTTCACAGACTTACCAACAATTGAAAGTTCTGTAGACAATGCAAATGTCTTTAAAGCAATACCGAGCAATAATTATGCATGGATTGGTCTGTACCGACTGGCATGGAAATGGTCTGATTCCAGCAACAGCTCATTCAGAAACTGGCAAACTGGACAGCCAGATAACTATAACACTAACCAGTACTGTGTGAGTGAAAATAATCTACATGAGTGGCAGGACGACAACTGTCAGAACATGAACGCTTTCATCTGCCATCAAG ATCTAACAGAGCAGAAGATTGTAAAGATGAAGATTCAGACTAGCGCTGACCTGATGGATCCAGCTGTTGACACCGAGCTCCTCCAAAAG CTAGATGCTGTGTTAGGATTGCCTTACAGAACGCTGCGGTGGAGAGTTCAGCCCAGGAAACAGGAGACAGAAAAAATCTGTGCACCTAACTTTTTTAATACACAGTGCACAACAAAGCTAAATCAAGCCTTGAATCCTTATTAA